In one Nocardia tengchongensis genomic region, the following are encoded:
- a CDS encoding MMPL family transporter, with the protein MRRIVWVAIAFWVVTAIATGGLAGKLGGAEKNDATTWLPKSAESTKVSELTGKFVGTDVYPAIVVYDRGDAVSSEAARARAEADAIRFGTLPRVRGPVASPVVSDDGKAIQVVVPISVGDKGVTGALPTVKSIREIVSDAGMGVHVTGPAGYGADSADAFSAVNSTLLYVTIAIVIVILLVTYRSPVLWLLPLLCVGVALTVAQGLIYLLATHAGLTVNSDTEFLLTVLVFGAGTDYALLLTARYREELRRTENRYTAMITAIRRAGPAIAASAVTVALSLLCLVVADLNSTKSLGPVMATGVLVSFAVLTTLYPALLVMCGRWIFWPVAPRFGDLEHGNGRQGRGLERVISSHPRRVCGK; encoded by the coding sequence ATGCGGCGAATCGTTTGGGTCGCCATCGCTTTCTGGGTGGTGACAGCCATCGCGACCGGCGGCCTCGCCGGCAAGTTGGGCGGGGCGGAGAAGAACGACGCGACCACGTGGTTGCCGAAAAGCGCTGAGTCGACGAAGGTTTCCGAGCTGACCGGGAAGTTCGTCGGAACGGATGTGTATCCGGCGATCGTCGTCTACGACCGGGGTGACGCCGTCTCGAGCGAAGCCGCGCGAGCGCGGGCCGAGGCGGACGCCATTCGGTTCGGGACGCTGCCTCGAGTACGCGGGCCCGTCGCGAGTCCGGTCGTATCCGACGACGGCAAGGCGATCCAGGTGGTGGTCCCGATCAGCGTGGGCGACAAGGGAGTCACCGGCGCCCTGCCCACGGTGAAGTCGATCCGCGAGATCGTCTCCGATGCGGGCATGGGCGTCCATGTCACCGGCCCGGCGGGCTACGGGGCCGATTCCGCCGATGCGTTCTCGGCCGTGAACTCGACACTGCTGTACGTGACCATCGCGATAGTCATCGTCATCCTGCTGGTCACCTATCGCAGTCCGGTGCTGTGGTTGTTGCCGCTGCTGTGCGTCGGGGTGGCTTTGACCGTCGCCCAGGGGCTGATCTACCTCCTGGCCACGCACGCCGGTCTCACCGTCAACAGCGACACCGAATTCCTGCTCACCGTCCTGGTTTTCGGCGCGGGCACCGACTACGCGCTACTTCTGACCGCGCGCTATCGAGAGGAGTTGCGGCGCACCGAAAATCGGTACACGGCCATGATCACAGCGATCCGCCGCGCTGGACCGGCGATCGCCGCGAGTGCGGTCACGGTCGCCCTGAGTCTGCTGTGCCTGGTGGTGGCCGATCTGAACTCTACCAAGAGCCTCGGCCCGGTGATGGCGACGGGCGTCCTGGTCAGCTTCGCCGTCCTCACCACCCTGTACCCGGCGCTGCTGGTGATGTGCGGCCGCTGGATATTCTGGCCGGTCGCACCACGTTTCGGCGATCTGGAACACGGCAATGGCCGACAGGGCCGCGGCCTCGAACGCGTGATCTCGTCCCATCCACGGCGGGTGTGTGGCAAGTGA
- a CDS encoding nuclear transport factor 2 family protein, with protein sequence MRSESDLHEYLTSYPHEMAFGTADPADVIDRWFTPDLDFRNDGHRLTRQALIAHARPARKNAVSVRVRVHRALLSGDSIAAYYILFATLRTTGPTATEICMVGRLAPDGRIARVDQLTCSVPVEGE encoded by the coding sequence ATGCGAAGCGAATCCGATCTGCACGAGTACCTGACCTCCTACCCCCACGAAATGGCGTTCGGCACCGCCGATCCGGCCGACGTGATCGACCGCTGGTTCACCCCGGACCTCGACTTCCGCAACGACGGCCACCGCCTGACCCGCCAGGCCCTGATCGCCCATGCCCGCCCGGCCCGCAAGAACGCCGTATCCGTCCGGGTGCGCGTGCACCGCGCCCTGCTGTCAGGCGACAGCATCGCCGCCTACTACATCTTGTTCGCGACCCTGCGCACGACCGGACCGACGGCCACGGAGATCTGCATGGTCGGCCGGCTGGCCCCGGACGGCCGTATCGCGCGGGTCGATCAGCTCACCTGCTCCGTGCCGGTGGAGGGTGAATAG
- a CDS encoding BTAD domain-containing putative transcriptional regulator → MRIAILGPLEVSADDRPIPVAGTRLRGLLIRLALDPGRTVSVGTLITDLWPEAPPKRPEHALHELVSRLRRTLPTEAPIRSGAGGYLLDIAGLSVDIHRFERLVRGGSVSTRRGDLTRAVHQLRDALALWRGPALSDIATLPFAAATATRLDELRVIATESALAIELPARAGDPLLITELEALLAAHPLRERPRLLHIQALHDAARTAEALTAYDRYRTLLATELGIDPGPELAALHLKLLRGEAPGGQAGDSPDSPVALRDPHIFGATGASSAARLRVPLTRFIGRELELSEVGRLVGSERLVTLVGPGGAGKTRLAVAVANEAGGRFAGGVGMAELAAVTDSSDLPQAVAAALGVAPSRTVEHSAADPMGLLAEALPTAPTLLVLDNCEHLIDGVARFAEDLLGRVPQLRVLATSRQLLGIAGETLWETAPLAVPPANSADVADYPSVRLFLDRAAAVRPELAPTEADLETVADICRRLDGLPLALELAAAKLRVMPLSVLHSRLDDRFTVLSGGNRTALPATAPCAPYWIGIGSFSTPCSEPTWPACPSFPPRSRRPRPRESAWARPNWKRCWTSRCCNSWTSRTPIPLSPHHNPATACSNRCARTDSNTSPPEENWIRPRQLTWPTTRASPSPPTHTCAAATSFPGSNSSTPTVTI, encoded by the coding sequence GTGCGCATCGCGATCCTGGGCCCTCTGGAGGTTTCGGCCGACGACCGGCCGATCCCCGTCGCGGGAACACGACTGCGGGGACTACTGATTCGACTGGCCCTGGACCCCGGCCGCACGGTGAGCGTGGGGACGCTGATCACCGACCTGTGGCCCGAGGCCCCACCCAAACGCCCCGAACACGCACTGCACGAGCTGGTTTCCCGCCTCCGCCGCACCCTGCCCACCGAAGCGCCGATCCGCTCGGGCGCCGGCGGCTACCTGCTCGATATCGCCGGCCTGTCCGTGGACATCCACCGTTTCGAACGCCTGGTTCGGGGCGGCTCGGTGAGCACGAGACGCGGCGACCTGACCCGCGCTGTCCATCAACTGCGCGATGCGCTGGCACTGTGGCGCGGCCCCGCTCTCAGCGACATCGCAACCCTCCCCTTCGCCGCCGCCACGGCCACCCGCCTGGACGAGCTCCGCGTCATCGCCACCGAATCGGCCCTGGCAATCGAGCTGCCCGCCCGGGCCGGCGACCCGCTCCTGATCACCGAACTCGAAGCCCTCCTCGCCGCCCACCCCCTCCGTGAGCGCCCTCGCCTCCTTCATATCCAGGCCCTCCACGACGCCGCCCGGACTGCCGAAGCCCTCACCGCCTACGACCGCTACCGAACCCTGCTGGCCACCGAATTGGGCATCGACCCCGGTCCGGAACTCGCCGCTCTGCACCTGAAGCTGCTCCGCGGCGAGGCTCCGGGCGGGCAAGCCGGGGACTCGCCGGATTCGCCAGTGGCGCTTCGGGATCCGCACATCTTCGGCGCGACGGGTGCGAGTTCGGCTGCGCGGCTGCGGGTTCCGTTGACCAGATTCATCGGGCGAGAGCTGGAGCTGAGCGAGGTCGGGAGGCTGGTCGGGAGCGAGCGGCTGGTGACGTTGGTGGGGCCGGGCGGAGCCGGGAAGACGCGGTTGGCGGTGGCCGTCGCGAACGAGGCGGGTGGGCGGTTCGCGGGCGGGGTGGGAATGGCGGAGTTGGCGGCGGTAACCGATTCTTCGGATCTGCCGCAGGCGGTGGCGGCGGCACTGGGGGTGGCGCCGTCGCGGACGGTCGAGCACTCGGCCGCCGATCCGATGGGGCTGCTGGCCGAGGCATTGCCGACCGCGCCGACCCTGCTGGTGCTCGACAACTGTGAGCACCTCATCGACGGGGTTGCCCGCTTCGCCGAGGATCTGCTCGGCCGGGTCCCGCAGCTGCGCGTTCTCGCGACCAGCCGCCAATTGCTGGGTATCGCCGGGGAAACACTGTGGGAAACAGCCCCTTTGGCGGTGCCGCCGGCGAATTCGGCTGATGTCGCCGACTATCCGTCGGTCCGACTGTTCCTGGATCGGGCCGCAGCGGTCCGCCCCGAACTCGCGCCTACCGAGGCCGACCTCGAAACCGTCGCCGATATCTGCCGCCGGCTGGATGGACTGCCCTTGGCGTTGGAGCTCGCGGCCGCGAAGCTGCGCGTCATGCCGCTGTCCGTGCTGCACTCCCGACTGGACGATCGCTTCACCGTCCTGTCCGGTGGCAACCGCACCGCACTCCCCGCCACCGCACCTTGCGCGCCGTATTGGATTGGGATTGGGAGCTTCTCGACGCCGTGCAGCGAACCGACTTGGCCCGCTTGTCCGTCTTTCCCGCCCCGTTCACGCCGCCCGCGGCCGAGGGAATCGGCGTGGGCTCGGCCGAACTGGAAGCGCTGCTGGACAAGTCGCTGCTGCAACTCGTGGACGTCACGTACCCCGATTCCGTTGTCGCCGCACCACAACCCCGCTACCGCATGCTCGAATCGGTGCGCACGTACGGACTCGAACACCTCACCGCCCGAGGAGAACTGGATTCGGCCAAGGCAGCTCACCTGGCCTACTACGCGAGCCTCGCCGAGTCCGCCCACCCACACCTGCGCGGCCGCGACCAGCTTCCCTGGCTCGAACTCCTCGACGCCGACCGTGACCATCTGA
- a CDS encoding response regulator transcription factor, whose protein sequence is MLVADDQMLVRSGVRGILEAADGFAVVGEASDGRDAVAITRAMDPDVVLMDIRMPGMDGIEATRRITASMQARVLILTTFDIDDYVYGALRAGASGFLLKDTTPQQLLDAIEVVAAGEALLAPSVTRRLIGEFTSRPTDAAPVPIGPLAITAREREVLTLIAEGLTNKQIADQLYITEGTTKTHVGHLLTKLDARDRVHLVIIAFQAGLA, encoded by the coding sequence GTGCTGGTGGCCGACGACCAGATGCTGGTGCGGTCCGGCGTGCGCGGCATCCTCGAGGCCGCGGACGGGTTCGCCGTCGTCGGCGAGGCCTCCGATGGGCGGGACGCGGTGGCCATCACACGTGCGATGGACCCCGACGTCGTGCTGATGGACATCCGGATGCCCGGCATGGACGGGATCGAGGCGACCCGCCGCATCACGGCATCCATGCAGGCGCGGGTCCTGATCCTGACGACCTTCGACATCGACGATTATGTCTACGGCGCGCTGCGCGCCGGCGCGAGCGGATTCCTCCTCAAGGACACCACACCACAACAGCTGCTCGACGCGATCGAGGTCGTCGCAGCCGGCGAGGCCTTGCTGGCGCCGAGCGTCACCCGCCGACTGATCGGGGAGTTCACCAGCCGGCCCACCGATGCCGCACCGGTCCCGATCGGCCCGCTGGCCATCACCGCCCGCGAGCGCGAGGTGCTCACCCTGATCGCGGAGGGCCTGACCAATAAGCAGATCGCAGATCAGCTGTACATCACCGAGGGCACGACGAAAACGCATGTCGGCCACCTACTCACCAAGCTTGACGCACGCGACCGCGTGCACCTGGTGATCATCGCGTTCCAGGCCGGCCTGGCGTGA
- a CDS encoding sensor histidine kinase, whose amino-acid sequence MPVTPHPPLITRLPPGFWLVLDTVFGALVALWSIVELREVSRDPDPLGRGLPHPGPAALALAVGTIIALGVVIALRRRAPLGGSLALLATWVVFVAVDGRYWFAVVVCTTTIVAATMVVYLLASTRGTWIGLKALGVAVAAGALTLVGHADLRQGGSLAAIATASAWAIGYTVARHRAYRTDLARHERRLVHAEFVEQRLEIARELHDVIAHSMSVVSIQSGYGLYVLDRDPAQARSALDAIQATSQTSIRELRNLLAVLRAGSGDGGPDGLVPTPRLADLDTVIGRTEDAGVQVDLRITGTARPLTAGMEVNVYRIIQEALTNVVKHADATTARVRVDYGANELAVEIHDDGCGGPAAPDGHGLSGMRERVAIYGGRFSAGAGPDTGFLVSACLPMGGLG is encoded by the coding sequence ATGCCGGTCACGCCGCATCCGCCCCTGATCACGCGGCTTCCGCCCGGATTCTGGCTCGTGCTCGACACCGTATTCGGCGCGCTGGTCGCGCTATGGAGCATTGTCGAGCTGCGCGAGGTCTCCCGCGATCCCGACCCACTCGGCCGCGGACTCCCGCATCCGGGTCCGGCCGCCCTTGCGCTGGCCGTCGGAACCATCATCGCCCTGGGCGTGGTGATCGCACTGCGCCGCCGCGCCCCGCTCGGTGGGTCCCTGGCCCTTCTGGCCACGTGGGTCGTCTTCGTCGCCGTGGACGGTCGATACTGGTTCGCGGTCGTCGTGTGCACCACCACAATCGTCGCCGCGACCATGGTGGTGTACCTCCTGGCGTCGACCCGCGGCACCTGGATCGGGCTGAAGGCGCTCGGGGTCGCCGTCGCGGCCGGCGCCCTGACCCTCGTCGGCCATGCCGACCTGCGACAGGGCGGGTCCCTGGCTGCCATCGCCACTGCGAGCGCGTGGGCAATCGGGTACACGGTCGCACGGCATCGCGCCTACCGCACGGACCTCGCCCGGCACGAGCGCCGGCTCGTGCACGCCGAGTTCGTCGAACAGCGGCTCGAGATCGCCCGTGAACTCCACGACGTCATCGCCCACAGCATGAGCGTGGTCTCCATCCAATCCGGGTATGGGCTCTACGTGCTCGATCGAGACCCGGCGCAGGCGCGCTCGGCCCTCGACGCGATCCAGGCCACGAGCCAGACCTCGATCCGTGAGCTGCGGAACCTGCTCGCCGTGCTGCGCGCGGGGTCTGGCGATGGCGGCCCCGACGGTCTGGTCCCCACGCCCCGGCTCGCGGACCTCGACACCGTGATCGGCCGGACCGAGGACGCAGGCGTGCAGGTCGACCTGCGGATCACCGGCACCGCCCGACCCCTCACCGCGGGCATGGAGGTGAACGTCTACCGGATCATCCAGGAAGCCCTCACCAACGTGGTCAAGCACGCGGATGCGACGACAGCCCGGGTCCGGGTGGACTACGGGGCGAACGAGTTAGCCGTCGAGATCCACGACGACGGCTGCGGCGGGCCCGCCGCCCCAGACGGGCACGGCCTGTCTGGGATGCGCGAACGGGTGGCGATCTATGGCGGACGATTCAGCGCGGGTGCCGGACCGGACACGGGCTTCCTGGTCTCCGCCTGTCTCCCGATGGGCGGACTCGGTTGA
- a CDS encoding DUF418 domain-containing protein, with protein MTTRTGAPAVSRIEALDVLRGFALGGILIVNITVMSTPGGFAHGPAHSLIAVMFHNKFYVIFSFLFGYSLTMQIRSAQRAGASPRARTVRRCLALMAIGLAHYVLFFSGDILFGYGVMGLILLSLSSLRPRTALIAAVVPFSISVIAMTVLGMIKPAAATGSSDDTETARELAAMQLGWLDAAHYRWENFTDSIGAFLLSSLLSVLPLFLVGLAAGKVRLLERPERYRPLLPPIQWIGFGLAAPISVLSALTRMPILTGPNSLAGPVLAAAYGATVLRVMDRHPSVIRVLAPAGKLAATNYIGQSVVTAIIFTGYGFALVGRLSDWAVLGIAASVYAIQLVVSACWVRSHRYGPVEWVLRMATYGRLRF; from the coding sequence ATGACTACCCGGACAGGGGCTCCTGCGGTCTCACGCATCGAAGCACTCGACGTGCTGCGCGGTTTCGCGCTCGGCGGCATCCTCATCGTGAACATCACCGTGATGTCGACCCCGGGCGGATTCGCTCACGGTCCGGCGCACTCGCTGATCGCGGTGATGTTCCATAACAAGTTCTACGTGATCTTCTCCTTCCTGTTCGGCTACTCCCTCACGATGCAGATCCGTTCGGCCCAGCGCGCCGGGGCGAGCCCGCGAGCCAGGACCGTGCGGCGTTGCCTGGCGCTGATGGCGATCGGGCTGGCGCACTATGTCCTCTTCTTCAGCGGCGACATCCTGTTCGGCTACGGGGTCATGGGTCTGATCCTGTTGTCGCTCAGTTCACTTCGCCCCCGAACCGCGCTGATCGCGGCGGTGGTGCCCTTCTCGATCTCCGTCATCGCGATGACCGTGCTGGGCATGATCAAACCCGCGGCGGCCACCGGCTCCTCGGACGACACCGAGACCGCGAGGGAGTTGGCGGCAATGCAGTTGGGATGGTTGGATGCTGCGCACTACCGGTGGGAGAACTTCACCGACAGCATCGGCGCATTTCTGCTCTCGAGTCTGCTCAGCGTGCTGCCGCTGTTCCTGGTGGGCCTGGCGGCCGGCAAGGTGCGGCTGCTCGAACGCCCGGAGCGCTACCGTCCGCTGCTCCCTCCTATACAGTGGATCGGCTTCGGCCTCGCGGCTCCGATCTCCGTGCTCTCTGCGCTGACCCGGATGCCGATCCTGACCGGCCCGAACTCGCTCGCGGGCCCGGTCCTGGCCGCGGCGTACGGGGCCACCGTGCTGCGGGTCATGGACCGGCACCCATCGGTCATCCGGGTGCTGGCGCCGGCCGGGAAGCTCGCGGCGACGAATTACATCGGCCAGTCGGTGGTCACCGCCATCATCTTCACCGGATACGGTTTCGCGCTCGTCGGGCGCCTGTCCGACTGGGCGGTGCTGGGCATCGCCGCGTCCGTCTACGCGATCCAGCTGGTTGTCAGCGCGTGCTGGGTCCGGAGTCACCGCTACGGCCCGGTCGAGTGGGTCCTTCGTATGGCGACCTACGGCCGATTGCGCTTCTGA
- a CDS encoding LLM class flavin-dependent oxidoreductase, which yields MQFGIFSVGDVTMDPTTGRTPSEAERIQAMVSIALKAEEVGLDVFATGEHHNPPFVPSSPTTMLGYVAAKTENLILSTATTLITTNDPVKIAEDFAMLQHLAGGRVDLMMGRGNTGPVYPWFGKDIRDGLPLAIENYHLLRRLWREQRVDWEGKFRTPLQGFAATPAPLDGTPPFVWHGSIRSPEIAEQAAYYGDGFFHNNIFWDMQHTKQMVNLYRRRFEHYGHGAADQAIVGLGGQVFMAETEAAAKKFFRPYFDNAPVYGHGPSMEDFTELTPLTVGTPEQVIERTLGFADSVGDYQRQLFLMDHAGLPLEVVLEQLEILGKEVVPVLRKEFEARRPAGVPSDPPTHASLVAAGPDAPHHLVEPAREHVLAEKN from the coding sequence GTGCAGTTCGGAATTTTCAGCGTCGGCGACGTGACGATGGACCCCACCACCGGCCGGACGCCCAGCGAGGCCGAGCGCATCCAGGCCATGGTCAGCATCGCCCTCAAGGCCGAAGAGGTCGGACTCGACGTCTTCGCCACCGGTGAGCACCACAATCCGCCCTTCGTGCCCTCCTCGCCGACCACCATGCTCGGCTACGTCGCGGCCAAGACCGAGAACCTGATCCTGTCGACCGCAACGACGCTGATCACCACCAACGACCCGGTCAAGATCGCCGAGGACTTCGCCATGCTGCAGCACCTGGCCGGCGGCCGGGTGGACCTCATGATGGGCCGCGGCAACACCGGACCCGTCTACCCCTGGTTCGGCAAGGACATCCGCGACGGGCTGCCGCTCGCCATCGAGAACTACCACCTGCTGCGCCGCCTGTGGCGCGAACAGCGCGTGGACTGGGAGGGCAAGTTCCGCACCCCGCTGCAAGGCTTCGCCGCGACCCCCGCACCCCTGGACGGCACTCCGCCGTTCGTGTGGCACGGGTCCATCCGCTCGCCCGAGATCGCCGAGCAGGCCGCCTATTACGGTGACGGCTTCTTCCACAACAACATCTTCTGGGACATGCAGCACACCAAGCAGATGGTGAACCTGTACCGCCGCCGCTTCGAGCACTATGGGCACGGCGCGGCCGATCAGGCCATCGTCGGACTCGGCGGGCAGGTGTTCATGGCCGAGACCGAGGCCGCGGCCAAGAAGTTCTTCCGCCCCTACTTCGACAACGCGCCCGTCTACGGGCACGGTCCGTCGATGGAGGACTTCACCGAACTGACCCCGCTCACCGTCGGCACCCCTGAACAGGTTATCGAACGCACCCTCGGCTTCGCCGACAGCGTCGGCGACTACCAGCGGCAGCTGTTCCTCATGGACCACGCCGGCCTGCCGCTGGAGGTGGTGCTCGAACAGCTCGAGATTCTCGGCAAGGAGGTCGTGCCGGTGCTGCGCAAGGAATTCGAGGCGCGCCGCCCCGCCGGCGTGCCCAGCGATCCGCCCACCCACGCGTCTCTGGTCGCCGCCGGGCCCGACGCCCCGCACCACCTGGTCGAGCCCGCCCGCGAGCACGTGCTCGCCGAAAAGAACTGA
- a CDS encoding FMN reductase has translation MSRKLVVLTAGLSQPSSTRLLADQLAAAVTAAVGGRGESLDVEVIELRELASDLATMMTTGLPTPAVAAARQQVSDADGLIAVTPVFTASYSGLFKMFIDVLDTDSLNGMPVLIAATAGTARHSLVLDHALRPLFSYLRAVVVPTGVFAATEDFGSTGLAERIHRGAAELAQLIVAEPTGVQGFLQDEPIRHRTSGNGVGAVRPFSELLAGHTGDGR, from the coding sequence ATGAGTCGCAAACTGGTAGTACTGACCGCCGGGCTCTCGCAGCCCTCCTCCACCCGGCTGCTCGCCGACCAGCTCGCCGCCGCGGTCACCGCGGCGGTGGGCGGGCGCGGGGAGAGCCTGGACGTCGAGGTCATCGAACTGCGGGAACTGGCGAGCGATCTCGCCACCATGATGACCACCGGGCTGCCCACGCCCGCCGTGGCCGCGGCGCGGCAGCAGGTCTCCGACGCCGACGGGCTGATCGCGGTGACACCGGTGTTCACAGCCAGCTACAGCGGGCTGTTCAAGATGTTCATCGACGTCCTCGACACCGATTCGCTCAACGGCATGCCGGTGCTGATCGCCGCCACCGCGGGCACTGCCCGGCATTCGCTGGTGCTCGACCACGCCCTGCGGCCGCTGTTCTCCTACCTGCGTGCCGTCGTCGTCCCGACCGGCGTGTTCGCCGCGACCGAGGACTTCGGCTCCACCGGACTGGCCGAGCGCATCCACCGCGGGGCTGCCGAACTGGCCCAGCTGATCGTCGCCGAACCCACCGGCGTGCAGGGCTTCCTGCAGGACGAGCCGATCCGGCACCGGACCTCCGGCAACGGTGTCGGCGCGGTACGGCCCTTCAGCGAACTGCTGGCCGGGCACACCGGCGACGGACGGTAA
- a CDS encoding DUF5996 family protein, whose translation MAQDVLPAIPLDSWRPTKETLHRYAQIVGKVALAKGIRRNHWWHMTYRLTARGWTTLPLGSATDGPVFTCAFDFFDHALRICNDRGTEEEVPLAGQSVATFYTETMHALRNLGVDVVIAHPTPFDLPDHGRPFDEDEQHHTYDPAAAQRAFHVQSQVGRILEEFSATYSGKISPVQIFWHTFDLAVQRFSDRKIPMPDSVDPVTREAYSREVISAGFWFGDDKVPAPTFYSYTAPEPAGLADQPLRPAQAHWVASGSGHSAYLPYDDVRASADPVATALDFFQSAYEAGSSLARWDAVGLACNNGITDPVLTTPRLGWPE comes from the coding sequence ATGGCCCAGGACGTGTTGCCCGCCATCCCGCTCGACTCATGGCGGCCCACCAAGGAAACCCTGCACCGCTACGCCCAGATCGTCGGCAAGGTCGCCCTGGCCAAAGGCATCAGGCGCAACCACTGGTGGCACATGACCTACCGGCTCACCGCCCGCGGCTGGACCACCCTGCCGCTGGGCAGCGCCACCGACGGGCCCGTCTTCACCTGCGCCTTCGACTTCTTCGACCACGCGCTGCGGATCTGCAACGACCGCGGCACCGAAGAGGAGGTCCCGCTCGCGGGCCAGTCGGTGGCGACCTTCTACACCGAGACCATGCACGCGCTGCGCAACCTCGGCGTCGACGTGGTTATCGCCCACCCCACGCCCTTCGACCTGCCCGACCACGGCCGGCCCTTCGACGAGGACGAGCAACACCACACCTACGACCCGGCCGCCGCGCAGCGCGCGTTCCACGTGCAGAGCCAGGTCGGACGCATCCTGGAAGAATTCAGCGCCACCTACTCCGGCAAGATCAGCCCCGTCCAGATCTTCTGGCACACCTTCGACCTGGCGGTCCAGCGCTTCTCGGACCGCAAGATCCCCATGCCCGACAGCGTGGACCCGGTGACCCGCGAGGCCTACTCGCGCGAGGTGATCAGCGCCGGATTCTGGTTCGGCGACGACAAGGTCCCCGCCCCGACCTTCTACTCCTACACCGCGCCCGAACCGGCCGGGCTCGCCGACCAGCCGCTGCGGCCCGCCCAGGCCCACTGGGTGGCCTCGGGGTCCGGGCACAGCGCCTACCTGCCCTACGACGACGTCCGGGCCAGTGCGGACCCCGTCGCCACCGCGCTGGACTTCTTCCAATCCGCATATGAGGCCGGATCGAGTCTTGCGCGCTGGGACGCTGTCGGTCTGGCCTGCAACAATGGCATCACAGATCCGGTGCTCACCACACCAAGGCTGGGCTGGCCGGAATAA
- a CDS encoding bifunctional lysylphosphatidylglycerol flippase/synthetase MprF — MREERVPNPTLTAYRETAFTAGPSTRLGLMGALVLGSVILVWAAERASREGDDHGWFVAVSVAGLFVARGLYLRRPITLPHLTGAAMTLVVSNFSYRTDHPGIGFVFLAVSGAILVLPQGSKPQPEQLPRVAELVRRSSGDPLAPFALHSSKTYYFDAHGSAALAYRARLGFAVVSGDPIGDPSRFPALLTEFSLFAGSHGWRIAVLGASPEVTELWQQQAIDHRGLRAISVGRDVVVEVDHFDLVGRKFRNLRQAVSRTKNVGVTTEILPEVALTEPQRETLLSIVDDWGTGRQTRGFSMILDHLLDGRHPGMLVVLARDADGEVAGFQRYGSSGNGQDLSLDVPWRRRDAPNGLDERMIVDLVEYARDHGIKRISLAFAAFPEIFADKHRSRTMQAVYLAVRLGDPLIRLESLYRFLRKFNAFGDQRYVLIRWREVPIAALALLSLEFVPHRKQY; from the coding sequence ATGCGTGAGGAACGCGTACCGAATCCGACGCTGACCGCATACCGTGAGACCGCCTTCACCGCCGGGCCCAGCACCAGGCTCGGGCTGATGGGCGCCCTGGTCCTGGGCAGTGTCATCCTGGTCTGGGCCGCCGAACGAGCCTCCCGCGAGGGCGACGACCACGGCTGGTTCGTCGCGGTCTCGGTCGCCGGACTGTTCGTGGCCCGCGGGCTGTACCTGCGCCGGCCCATCACCCTGCCGCACCTCACCGGCGCGGCCATGACCCTGGTCGTCTCCAACTTCAGCTACCGGACCGATCACCCGGGCATCGGATTCGTGTTCCTGGCCGTCAGCGGCGCCATCCTGGTGCTGCCGCAGGGCAGCAAACCGCAACCCGAACAACTACCGCGAGTGGCCGAGCTGGTGCGACGCAGCAGCGGGGATCCGCTGGCGCCGTTCGCGCTGCACTCGTCCAAGACCTACTACTTCGACGCCCACGGCTCCGCGGCGCTCGCCTACCGGGCCCGCCTCGGCTTCGCGGTCGTCTCCGGCGATCCGATCGGCGACCCCTCACGGTTCCCGGCACTGCTGACCGAGTTCTCGCTGTTCGCGGGCAGCCACGGGTGGCGCATCGCCGTGCTCGGCGCCAGCCCCGAGGTCACCGAGCTGTGGCAGCAGCAAGCCATCGACCATCGCGGCCTGCGCGCCATCTCGGTGGGCCGGGACGTGGTCGTCGAGGTCGACCACTTCGACCTGGTGGGCCGCAAGTTCCGCAACCTGCGCCAGGCCGTGAGCCGCACCAAGAACGTCGGCGTGACCACCGAGATCCTGCCCGAGGTCGCGCTCACCGAACCGCAGCGCGAGACCCTGCTGTCCATCGTGGACGATTGGGGGACCGGGCGGCAGACCCGCGGCTTCTCCATGATCCTCGACCACCTGCTCGACGGCCGGCATCCGGGCATGCTCGTGGTGCTGGCCCGCGACGCCGACGGTGAAGTGGCCGGCTTCCAGCGCTACGGGTCCTCCGGCAACGGCCAGGACCTGAGTCTCGACGTGCCCTGGCGGCGGCGCGACGCACCCAACGGGCTCGACGAACGCATGATCGTGGACCTGGTGGAGTACGCGCGCGACCACGGGATCAAGCGAATCTCGCTGGCGTTCGCGGCGTTTCCGGAGATCTTCGCCGACAAGCATCGGTCGCGGACCATGCAGGCGGTGTATCTGGCGGTGCGACTGGGCGATCCGTTGATCCGGCTGGAATCGCTGTACCGATTCCTGCGGAAGTTCAACGCCTTCGGCGATCAGCGCTACGTGCTGATCCGCTGGCGTGAGGTGCCGATCGCGGCGCTGGCACTGCTGTCGCTGGAGTTCGTGCCGCACCGCAAGCAGTACTGA